From the genome of Onychomys torridus unplaced genomic scaffold, mOncTor1.1, whole genome shotgun sequence:
tctggctgtggatctcagtATCTGTTCCCATGAGGTGCTAGAGAAAGCATAACTGATATCCACTGGACtagacaccaatctatgagtgtaaCAGAATTTCTGTAGGTACTGTCTCACAGTTTTTGCATGAGTGTGGCAGGAAGACCCTACAAAACTTCCACAGATGAGCAGAGCCGAATGGACTAAAATAGGAGTCTTCAAAGAGAATCACCACTGGTATCcacaaactcattttaaaatttttattcattttgtattttatttggatAGGCATTGTTTACAGAGATGGATGTGCCTATGGAGACAAGAGGTAGACTGAAAAAGAGGTCCTCATAAAGAGCAAAAATTGCTTTGGACAGAGTCACCTCTTCAGTCCTAAACAGAGTTAggtgaaaaaaaaagtcttcattcTCTTCCACTTCTTCTCTAATcaaatattcatgtttattttctcctttccagaGTCCTTGACTACACGTTCTGCTCAGTCCAATAAAGACAGGTTTCGTCAAAGAAACCGTGTGGTATTGTGCTTGGGGTCAGCAACTAAAATAAATTCCAGTTTCCAATTCATTGACAAATCAAACCAGTACAGACCAGGGTAGTGTACAACATAGCTCAGCACTTCCCCTCCCTTAACCTGACAATCAACTCATTTACAGTTGTATTACACCCTAAGCCACCATGCCATCTTTCCCCAGTTTCATTGGAAATGCTCCACACACCCCATAGTCTACCCAGGTGTCATTGGAAAGAACACTGGCTACTGCTTCTAGGAGACAAGTGCAGGACAAAGCTGACCAGGTCCTAGGATGGCTTCGAGCATTTGAGAGGGGGCTCCAAGAGAGGGAGATGAGCAGAAGCCAGGGAACGGTATGCTTCAGCCACTAAATGGGGACATGAGCCCACCATTGCCTTCCAGCCTGGGgtctcagagacctcagaagcatgagctgtaatgaaatccagtgcctgggttttcagctgccctgagctgtggaggtcagccaggaaaagagtgtgggcagcattctccacagagaggtcCTTGCAGAGGGCATCCTCACACATGACCTTCAAACGTTGCAGGCCATACttgtcagcagctgccagcacagcAGCTGCCATGCTGTCCAGGTCTGGTGCTTTTCCAGTGTAAATGAAGCCCATCATTGCCTTGAAGACTTGTGGCTCCAGGTCATGGATCTCAACGTGGTTACTTTTGCTCTCCTTCATGTCATgttgaaacatggctctgaaCACTGGAGAGCGAGCTGCTAAGATGGCCTTGTGAACCCGGAATTCCTGACCATCTACCACCAGGCAGCAGTCTGTGAATTGGGAATTCTCCCACAGCTCTCCTAGCTCATCTGCCAATGTGCATCTGGGAACTTGAATCCCTGGCTTCCTGTTCTGGTCAGAGATTCTGAAGGAGTCCTGGATAATGCTCACCCTGCAGAAGAGGCTGAGCTTGTCATCTGTGAGAAGATGAGATGCATTGGAAAAGAGGAAATCTCGAAGGACGTACTTTTTGAATCCATAGCCAAGGCCTGGCACAAACCTAATGGCTCTTGAGATCCTCatggtttgtgttttctctccttcGGCACTTATGATCCAAAACTGGAACTTTGCCCAAACATGCCTCTTTAGACAGCTGAGCAAAACTAGATTAACTGACAGGTAATCTGCACTTACTTCATCAAATCCGTTTGGGTATGCTATCAAACACCATATCTCATTGTCTCCTGTTGAGAAAGTTGAACTTCTAATGAGTTCTGTCCTTTCCTCCACAAAAAAACTGAAGTTGTGGATGGGCCACACATAGGAAAAATTCTGAGTGTGGTCCCATCTCTGGTCTGTCCCATCTCCTGCCATTTCTCCTCCAGATAGTTTGAAGTTTTAACTAgatacaaaatgaagaaagagcaATTAATTTCTCTTCCCACTGTGAGATCAAGAATGGACAGGATTTAGatgttaagtttttgtttttcttctattccCTATTTGATGGGGCTGGATACTTGGGTCTCTGATATTTTCTGTACAGATTTCAATACTAGTTTCAGAGAACACAGTCTAGGCTACTAGGGACTCTTACATCACTCCATTTTAGGTCTAGATTGAATCTTAGGTCAATAGGTAACTGGTTTTAACAATTATACACAGTTgttgtatattttagaaaattctaTACACTCATATCAAAAATGTTGTATTatggttctctagagtaacagaacatATACAAGGATCTTCCTCTGCATGAAGCAATGGAGTTTATTAGAATGACTCAGGGTTGCAGTCCTGCTAATCTCACACTGGCTTGCTGTGAAGGGAAAGTCCATGATTCCAGTACTTACTCAGTCCAGATGGTTGGATGTGTCCACTGGTCTTCAGTATGTGCTGGTGTTCCAAATATTCTCTAATGCCAGGGAAGGGATGGACCTGTTGCAAGGTGAGGGCAAGTAGTAAAAGATTAAGAGCTTCCTGCTCCCATATCGTTTTATATGCttccagcagagggtgtggcccaATTTAGGGTGTggcttccagcctcaagatctggattaaaggcgtgtgtattCAGGCCCTGAGATCCagattaaatgtttttgtttttccacattcaAAGTCTGTACTTGAAGATTATCTACCCTCTTCAACTAAAGGAAAAACCCTTCTGTCTGTTGTGCCCTCCATGTTAGAGTTTTTGTTAATTCCATGTCTCCTTCAACTGGGAACCAACAATAACAAGTGTATTTTGCTTATTGTGGTTCATCTTAAATAAAATGGGATGGTGTCCATTCCACAGCTGTTATTTACACTTGTCAGGCTTTTACACTAAATTGTTTCATTAacatcatctgggaagaggtgtCTTCCTTTCCCAGTCAGGGGTCTCACTCTTCACAACAtggagggcaggatggaagcatTCATACATGGTggtcaagaaacagagacagggaagaaCCTGTGAAAGTGGCAGTCTTCTTCCCATCCAGACTCACATTCCCAGAATGTCTCAAAAACTTTCATTGGTCCTCTTGCCCCTCCCCATGTCCCACCCAGATAGTCTTCCTTAGAAACACTTTTCCAGATCCAGTTAAGGGTGTGCTATGAGAAGATCCTAGGTGCTTCTCAATTCCATCATGCTGACTGCCAAGACTCAGCTTCTCAAGACCTAATGATTTTCATGCTTCACTGGTGAGTTCTATCCTCGTTAAACTTTGAACTTCCATACTTACAGTGCTGGTCCTTACAAGTGAGACAATATTCAGGTTTCCAAAAGGTGCAGAATATATTCAACAGTTACCAACAATGGGCTTTTGTGACTGGTCCCCTTTGAATGTGATCAGTAAAATGCTCCCTAACATCAATAATCTCTCTCCAGTTCATCATGTCTCTAGGGACTCAATAAGCTTAGAGGATATACCAAGACTTCAGTGATTCAATCAACTCAGCAATTCCCAGCCTACATCTCCTCAAAATCTGGCTCTGATGCTGCTCTTCCTTAATTCCAGGATAAATCAATCAACTGGTTTTGATCTCTGAAAGTTTGGTTCCTCTTCAGGTATCTTTGACAGGTGGCTAACTAGCAGCCTCAGTGACTCTTCTTTATGTGTTTAGGATCAGGGGAGGAGGTACTCCAGAGTAGGAACATTCTCTCCTAAGGGAAAACTCAATATAAGATATTTTCATTTAGACTCATTCTATGAATGGGACAGATGGAACTTTTATTTAAGATAGGTGGTTCTCTAGGAGACCTGGCACAGACAAAAGTATTCAGGTCCCCAACAGGAGGAGGCACAAGTCTTAAGCAGCAGAGGTGTCCACACACCAGAGAAAGCCAACAGTCAATATAGCCAAACAGAACTGACAGTAAAACACAGAAAGTTTTAGAGACAAACACGTACACAGAGACAAAGATcaacagaaataaacacacacacacacacacacacacacacacacacacacacacacacacacacacacacacacacacacacacacacacacacacaccaagggagggcccagagaaagaaagagactagTTGAACATATATtgaagccaatagaaagtctttttAGCCAGCTGGCCACCACACGAGGTATTCTGCTTTCTGATGGAGCAaccagcctttctcagggtgagcttttaagcacaaaacccaTATTCTGGGATGACAAGCTTCAGTTAACAGGAACAGTTAGCCAGAAATCACACTGCAGATGCCATAATATTATTGTATTTCAAGCAAGATTTAAACATCTAGAGATATTCCCAGACTATGGACTTAGGTGAAttaagcctttgttttagttGTGGCAGGGTTTGGGTGTATTTTACAGAAATGCTGACTCTTTCACCTTGAATAACACTTCTGTCATAGAGACATTTGTACTTAGTAATGGGAGCCTTCTAATGCCTGGGCCTCGTTACACACGTGGGTCTGTGCTCCATGAACAtatggtgccctcagaggtcagaagaagctgTTGGATGCCCTGGATGATGACATCACTAGAGTTACCGACTGTTGTCAGGTACACTTGAATGCAGTAAATTGGATGCCAGTCTTCTGGAAAGGTATCCAGCAACTTTCACTGCAGAACCATTACTCCATCCCATCACAGTTACTTTCTTAAAGAGGACAGAACCACTCTGGAAGACTAGTTTGTATACTAAAGCTTTGGCATCTGAGATGTTTTTAGCAGGAATTCAAAAAGTAATCATGATTTCATTTCTACATCTCTCTTTCATTTATGATGTCTTTCCACTcttcatgtctgtctctcttagaatttattttatggACCAAGTTATCTTAGACTGGCAGAGTTGAGTCAGCCTCTGCCATCAGACTACTCTGATCAATGCCATAGACTATCACATCATAGCTGGCTCATGAATTTTCAAAGTTCATTATCCACAGAGAGGTCTCTGCAGAGGGCATGTTCGCACATGAATGTCAAATTCTCCAGATCATATTTGTCAGCATCTACTGGTACAGCATCTGCCATGCTATTGAGGTCTGGTGCCTTCCCAGAGTAAAAGAAGCCTATAATTGTCATGAAGATTTCTGGCTGATAAGATAAataggtagattgttgaatctactttttttttttttttttggtggagctgaggattgaacccagggccttgtgcttgctaggcaagcactctatcactgagctaaatccctaactctGAATCTAAGACAAACAAATCAAAGAATAGGTTCCAATTAGCAAAATGAAATCAAgatcatatatgtattttaaacagATCATTAAACTCTAGTAAAAGAGCATAATCACTAAAAGTCTCCCCAACAAAAATTCCCAAGACCAGAAAGTTTGTGGGATGCAGTACCTGCCACTCTGACCAAAATCCATGAGGAATAGTCATAGATATTACTAGTTAGTCATCTGCCAAAGGTTCCTAagaggaacaaaaataaatcagagaaagaaagaaatcagagcaaAAACCCTATCAAAAATAGCCTCAGATAATATGAAATACCTTGTGGGTAACtgtaacaaagcaagtgaaagacttgtatgataaaaatttcaagtctttgaggaagaaattgaagaagacatcagaaaatggaaaaatctcccatgctcattggtcagtaagattaacataggaaaatgaccattctacaaagagcaatctacagattcaaagcaatctgttttaaaatttcaatacaaCTCTTTCCATACCTTTTACACAACAGAAAAGCACAGGTGTCCTGGGGATATCAACTGGACACAACATACCAAGATGTAATAATTGAAGGCAAacaccctcatatcaaggctggagcATCCAACCTAGAAGGAAGTAAAGGTTCCCAAGATCAGACAAATAGGTGAGAGACTCCCCACATTCCCTCTGTTAAGACTCCCACAAAACCTCTGTGCTAAACAACCAAGGCATGTATACCGAGGACTTAGTACAGACCGATGCATGTTTTGTGattgcctcttcagtctctgcAAACACCCATGGAGCCTGTTTAGTTGAAACTGTGTGCTCCTATTATCTGATATCTTTGATCCCTCCTACAATCCTGCCTTCTTCTCTTACTtgtggttccctgagctctgtctagtgcttggctgtggacctcaatatctgctcccatcagatgTTGGAGAAAGCCTAACTGAGGACTTTGGGACAGGCACCAATCTACAAGTATAACAGAATTTCATTAGTGGTCATTTCACTGAATTTTGTATGTGTGAAGGAGTTAGGACCCTGTACAAACTTCCTCATCTGAGCAGAGCTTGATAGACTAAAATAGGGTTCTTCAAACTGAAACACCATTGGAATCCacaaactgattttaaaatttttattcattttgtactTATTTGGGTAGGTATTGTCTGCAGAGATGGATGTGCCCATGGAGACAAGAGGAGGACTGAacaagggtcctctgcaagaccaacaaTTGCTTTTAccaactgaatcatctctccagtcccacacaatgagtttggagaaaaaaaatgtcttcattctttctacttttcttgtaagcaaacatttatttttgtttggtccTTTGCTGAGCCCTTGATCATATGTTCTGTTCAGTCCAATCCACATAGgtttctccaaaaaaaaacacTCTTGGGATGTCCATGGGGCCAATAAATTGATTCCTAGTTTCCAACTAATGGGACAAATTATCAAACCACAAAGTATGCCAGAGTCCAGTCTCACCCATTCTAACCTGCGATTCAACAAATTAACACCTGTATTAAATTCTGAACCACCATCAGTTTTTTGCTAGTTTCACTGAAAATGCTCTACAAAGACAGTAGTCTACCCAGGTGTCACTGATAACATCACAGCTTGCTGCATCTGGGAGACACGTGTAGGTCACA
Proteins encoded in this window:
- the LOC118575328 gene encoding speckle-type POZ protein-like, encoding MAGDGTDQRWDHTQNFSYVWPIHNFSFFVEERTELIRSSTFSTGDNEIWCLIAYPNGFDEVSADYLSVNLVLLSCLKRHVWAKFQFWIISAEGEKTQTMRISRAIRFVPGLGYGFKKYVLRDFLFSNASHLLTDDKLSLFCRVSIIQDSFRISDQNRKPGIQVPRCTLADELGELWENSQFTDCCLVVDGQEFRVHKAILAARSPVFRAMFQHDMKESKSNHVEIHDLEPQVFKAMMGFIYTGKAPDLDSMAAAVLAAADKYGLQRLKVMCEDALCKDLSVENAAHTLFLADLHSSGQLKTQALDFITAHASEVSETPGWKAMVGSCPHLVAEAYRSLASAHLPLLEPPLKCSKPS